A single genomic interval of Isorropodon fossajaponicum endosymbiont JTNG4 harbors:
- the argF gene encoding ornithine carbamoyltransferase: MIKHFINLDDLSNHDLAQIIKQAIALKKQYKSGKINKTLEHKTLAMIFDKSSTRTRVSFEAGMTQLGGRALFLSDKDIQLGRGEPIIDSAIVISSMVDAIMMRISSHKDIHTFAENSSVPIINALSDESHPCQLLSDMMTYQEHNDSIANKTVAWIGDGNNMCHTYMQAAKSFNFKLNIATPQNYQPDQSFIKKYANHIHLFTDAQKACQEVDLVVTDVWASMGQEAEQTKREIAFKDFSVNTALMSKAKPSAVFMHCLPAHRGEEVSTNVIDGSQSLVWFEAENRLHVQKALLLYLLN; encoded by the coding sequence ATGATAAAACACTTTATTAATCTGGATGACTTATCAAATCATGATTTAGCTCAAATCATTAAACAAGCAATTGCACTCAAAAAGCAATATAAATCTGGCAAGATCAACAAAACATTAGAGCACAAAACATTGGCTATGATTTTTGACAAGTCCTCCACACGCACACGCGTTTCCTTTGAAGCAGGCATGACCCAATTAGGTGGCCGTGCTCTATTTTTATCCGATAAAGACATTCAATTGGGTCGTGGCGAACCAATTATTGATAGTGCAATTGTGATTAGTTCAATGGTTGATGCCATCATGATGCGCATCTCTTCTCATAAAGATATTCACACTTTTGCTGAAAACTCCTCTGTACCTATTATTAACGCCTTGTCTGATGAATCCCATCCTTGCCAACTACTGTCCGACATGATGACTTACCAAGAACACAATGACTCAATTGCCAATAAAACCGTGGCTTGGATTGGCGATGGCAACAACATGTGCCACACTTATATGCAAGCAGCAAAAAGCTTTAACTTTAAACTTAATATTGCCACACCTCAAAATTACCAACCAGATCAAAGTTTTATTAAAAAATATGCCAACCATATTCATTTATTCACCGATGCACAAAAAGCCTGCCAAGAGGTTGATTTGGTGGTAACTGATGTCTGGGCAAGTATGGGGCAAGAGGCTGAACAAACAAAGCGTGAAATTGCTTTTAAAGACTTTTCTGTCAATACAGCCTTAATGTCAAAAGCCAAACCTAGTGCTGTATTTATGCATTGCTTACCCGCACACCGTGGCGAAGAGGTGTCTACCAATGTGATTGATGGCAGTCAAAGTTTGGTTTGGTTTGAAGCTGAAAACCGTTTACACGTGCAAAAAGCATTGCTGTTATATTTATTAAATTAA
- the pssA gene encoding CDP-diacylglycerol--serine O-phosphatidyltransferase has product MERKAKRGIYLLPNILTTFGLFSGFFAIILATKGQYTDAAIAIFVAMLWDGLDGRVARLTNTQSEFGAQYDSMADMISFGVAPALLMYFWLLSDLGKIGWLAAFVYVVAGALRLARFNTQIGIEDKRYFQGLPSPAAAALIAGLVWTFDVIGATDYDQYLILASWIILVGSGVLMVSNVRYNSFKEINLKGRSSFKLLLFTTLIIIVVTLEPSAILFIFFFVYALSGLLTTMIEVRKRRHLKKRTKKG; this is encoded by the coding sequence ATGGAAAGAAAAGCAAAAAGGGGTATTTACTTACTGCCCAATATTCTCACAACATTTGGGCTATTCTCTGGTTTTTTTGCTATTATTCTTGCTACTAAAGGTCAGTATACTGATGCTGCTATTGCAATATTTGTTGCCATGTTATGGGATGGGCTTGATGGTCGCGTAGCTCGCTTAACCAACACTCAAAGTGAATTTGGCGCACAGTACGATTCTATGGCAGATATGATTTCATTTGGCGTGGCACCCGCGCTATTGATGTATTTTTGGCTGTTGTCTGATTTAGGAAAAATTGGCTGGCTGGCTGCTTTTGTCTATGTGGTAGCAGGTGCACTTCGTTTGGCGCGCTTTAATACTCAAATTGGTATTGAGGATAAGCGTTATTTTCAAGGATTGCCTTCCCCTGCTGCTGCTGCATTAATTGCAGGTTTGGTTTGGACCTTTGATGTGATTGGTGCAACTGATTATGATCAATATTTAATTTTAGCCAGTTGGATTATTCTGGTTGGCTCTGGTGTGTTAATGGTTAGCAACGTTCGTTATAACAGTTTTAAGGAGATTAATCTAAAAGGCAGATCCTCATTTAAATTATTGTTATTTACCACTTTAATTATTATTGTCGTCACTTTAGAGCCTAGTGCTATTTTATTTATTTTCTTTTTTGTTTACGCATTGTCAGGCCTATTAACAACAATGATTGAAGTAAGAAAAAGGCGTCATTTAAAAAAACGCACTAAAAAGGGTTGA
- a CDS encoding 2-isopropylmalate synthase has translation MSNKLIIFDTTLRDGEQSPGASMTKDEKVRIAKVLEKMKVDIIEAGFAIASVGDFEAVQAVANAVQDSVICSLSRALDKDIDRAGEALKGANASRIHTFIATSDIHMKMKLQMTHDQVVEQAVRAVKRAKRYTDDVEFSPEDAGRSDEDFLCRIIEATINAGATTINIPDTVGYNIPHQFGVTIKSLIERVPNSDKAVFSAHCHNDLGLAVANSLSAVLNGARQVECTINGLGERAGNTSLEELVMAVRTRQDIFDCDTNINATHILSASRLVSSVTGFIVQPNKAIVGANAFAHEAGIHQDGVLKHRETYEIMRAEDVGWNTNQLVLGKHSGRNAFKVRLAELGVEFNNEESLNDAFRRFKELADKKHEIFDEDLQALVSETQTETHEVIKLVSLKVCTETGEENTATVVLSINDKEQTATANTSGAVDATFSAIDSLADIKINLQLYSLSNVTQGTDALGEVNVRLEYNGRIVNGQGVDTDIITASAKAYVHGLNKVLAATNKAHPQI, from the coding sequence ATGTCTAATAAACTAATTATTTTTGATACGACCCTTCGTGATGGTGAACAATCACCTGGCGCGTCCATGACTAAGGATGAAAAAGTACGCATTGCCAAAGTGCTGGAAAAAATGAAAGTAGATATCATTGAGGCGGGCTTTGCCATTGCATCAGTGGGAGACTTTGAAGCCGTACAAGCTGTGGCTAATGCGGTGCAAGATTCGGTTATTTGCTCATTGTCCAGAGCGCTTGATAAGGATATTGATCGTGCAGGAGAGGCGTTAAAAGGTGCTAATGCATCGCGTATTCATACTTTTATTGCTACATCCGATATTCACATGAAGATGAAATTGCAAATGACCCATGATCAGGTGGTGGAGCAAGCAGTTCGCGCTGTTAAGCGAGCCAAGCGATACACGGATGATGTTGAGTTTTCGCCAGAAGATGCAGGTCGATCAGATGAGGATTTTTTGTGTCGTATTATCGAGGCGACGATTAACGCAGGTGCAACAACTATTAATATTCCTGATACGGTGGGTTACAATATTCCACATCAATTTGGCGTAACCATTAAATCTTTGATTGAGCGCGTGCCAAATTCTGACAAGGCTGTTTTCTCAGCGCATTGTCATAATGATTTGGGTTTGGCAGTGGCCAATTCGTTGTCTGCCGTACTAAATGGTGCAAGGCAAGTTGAATGTACTATTAACGGTTTGGGCGAGCGCGCAGGTAATACATCACTAGAAGAGCTGGTCATGGCAGTGCGAACTCGCCAAGATATTTTTGATTGTGATACCAATATTAACGCCACGCATATTTTGTCAGCCTCACGCTTGGTCTCAAGTGTGACAGGTTTTATTGTACAACCCAATAAAGCAATTGTTGGCGCAAATGCTTTTGCCCATGAGGCGGGTATTCATCAAGATGGCGTGCTTAAACACCGCGAGACTTACGAAATCATGCGTGCTGAGGATGTTGGCTGGAATACCAATCAATTGGTGTTGGGTAAACATTCAGGTCGCAATGCATTTAAAGTCAGATTGGCTGAATTGGGTGTTGAATTTAATAATGAAGAAAGTCTTAATGATGCTTTTAGGCGCTTTAAAGAATTGGCAGATAAAAAGCATGAGATTTTCGATGAAGATTTGCAAGCACTAGTATCTGAAACGCAAACAGAGACTCATGAGGTTATCAAACTAGTGTCTTTGAAAGTATGCACGGAAACGGGTGAAGAAAATACAGCAACTGTTGTGCTGTCAATTAATGATAAAGAACAAACAGCAACGGCCAATACTTCAGGCGCGGTAGATGCTACTTTTAGTGCAATTGATTCATTGGCAGATATTAAAATAAACCTGCAATTGTATTCTCTTTCAAACGTTACCCAAGGCACAGATGCACTTGGTGAGGTGAACGTGCGCTTAGAATATAATGGTCGTATCGTTAATGGGCAAGGGGTTGATACTGACATCATTACTGCCAGCGCAAAAGCCTATGTTCATGGTTTAAATAAAGTACTGGCTGCCACTAATAAGGCACACCCTCAAATATGA
- the ilvC gene encoding ketol-acid reductoisomerase, with protein sequence MNRYYDKDADLNIIKSMKVAIVGYGSQGHAHANNLKDSGVEVVVALRAGSASAEKASAAGLTVKSIEEATAWADLVMVLAPDEFQAQIYTDSIEPNLKQGATLAFAHGFNIHYNRITPRTDLDVIMIAPKAPGHTVRSEFVKGGGIPDLIAISQDASGNAKAIALSYASAIGGGRTGILETSFKDETETDLFGEQVVLCGGTTALVQAGFETLVEAGYEPEMAYFECLHELKLIVDLMYEGGIANMRYSISNTAEYGDVTRGPRIVTAATKVEMKKILSEIQDGTFAKEFMANVGELPARRDVQRKHQIEQVGESLRSMMPWINKNKIVDQSKN encoded by the coding sequence ATGAACAGATATTACGATAAAGATGCAGATTTAAACATTATTAAAAGTATGAAAGTTGCTATTGTTGGCTATGGCTCACAAGGTCATGCACATGCAAACAACTTAAAAGATTCTGGCGTTGAAGTGGTTGTTGCGCTTCGGGCTGGTTCTGCATCTGCTGAAAAAGCATCTGCCGCTGGATTAACTGTTAAATCAATTGAAGAAGCGACCGCTTGGGCAGATTTGGTTATGGTTTTGGCACCTGATGAATTTCAAGCTCAAATTTATACAGATAGTATTGAGCCAAATCTTAAACAAGGTGCAACCTTAGCATTTGCCCATGGTTTTAACATTCATTACAACAGAATTACACCACGTACTGATTTAGACGTTATTATGATTGCCCCAAAAGCACCAGGGCACACAGTGCGCTCAGAATTTGTTAAAGGTGGTGGTATTCCAGACCTTATTGCGATATCCCAAGATGCTTCAGGCAATGCTAAAGCCATTGCACTGTCTTATGCCTCAGCCATTGGCGGTGGTCGTACTGGTATTTTAGAAACTTCATTTAAAGATGAAACTGAAACGGACTTATTTGGTGAGCAAGTGGTGTTATGTGGTGGCACAACTGCTTTGGTTCAAGCAGGTTTTGAAACCTTGGTAGAAGCTGGCTATGAGCCAGAAATGGCATACTTTGAGTGTCTTCATGAATTAAAGTTAATTGTTGATTTAATGTATGAAGGTGGTATTGCTAATATGCGTTATTCAATTTCAAATACGGCTGAATATGGTGATGTGACTCGTGGTCCTCGTATTGTGACTGCTGCTACTAAAGTGGAAATGAAAAAGATTTTGAGTGAAATTCAAGACGGTACTTTTGCTAAAGAATTTATGGCTAATGTGGGCGAGCTTCCAGCACGTCGCGATGTCCAGCGTAAGCATCAAATTGAACAAGTAGGCGAGTCACTCCGTTCTATGATGCCTTGGATTAACAAAAATAAGATTGTTGATCAATCCAAAAACTAG
- the ilvN gene encoding acetolactate synthase small subunit — MRHIISVLLENEAGALSRVAGLFSARGFNIESLTVAATNDSTLSRMTIVSIGDDSIIEQTVKQLNKLIDVVKVTDLTAIEHIERELLLVKVDVNQQTQADIDKQIDIFSCKIVDVSEDTYTIELAGKSQKINDFLASLDVSKILEVSRTGVTGVCMKRTS, encoded by the coding sequence ATGAGACACATTATTTCAGTATTGTTAGAAAATGAAGCGGGCGCTCTTTCTAGAGTGGCAGGGTTGTTTTCTGCTCGCGGATTTAACATTGAGTCACTCACAGTTGCAGCAACTAATGATTCAACTCTATCACGCATGACCATTGTCAGCATTGGTGATGATAGTATTATTGAACAAACTGTTAAGCAACTTAACAAGTTGATTGATGTGGTCAAAGTAACAGATTTGACCGCAATTGAGCACATTGAGCGTGAATTATTACTGGTTAAAGTGGATGTTAATCAACAAACACAAGCTGATATTGACAAACAAATTGATATTTTTTCGTGCAAAATAGTTGATGTATCAGAAGATACTTATACAATTGAGTTGGCAGGAAAAAGTCAAAAAATTAATGACTTTTTGGCAAGTTTAGATGTGTCAAAAATTTTAGAGGTTTCTAGAACAGGCGTGACTGGCGTTTGCATGAAAAGAACAAGTTAA
- the lpxC gene encoding UDP-3-O-acyl-N-acetylglucosamine deacetylase, whose translation MIKQRTIKKEVKARGVGIHSGSVVNMTLIPAKEDHGVVFRRMDVGGKLVRAHSAFVNEVVLSTGLENQGVKVSTVEHLMSTFSALGIDNVLVELDSFEVPIMDGSSAPFIFLVQSAGIKEQDAHKKFFVIKNTIRVENGDSWAQVSKYEGFKVSLEIDFDHKKVKESGQKLSINFSKQCYLKEISRARTFGYMKDVEMMQRQNLALGASMDNAIALSDDDVLNEDGMRYQNEFVKHKILDIVGDLYLLGGNLIGHYEGYKTGHLLNNQLLSAILAKPDTWSIETFEKEATPIQFYSEDWKNFL comes from the coding sequence ATGATCAAACAAAGAACCATTAAAAAAGAAGTGAAAGCTAGAGGTGTTGGTATTCATAGTGGCAGTGTTGTAAATATGACTTTAATTCCTGCCAAAGAAGATCATGGCGTGGTGTTTAGGCGCATGGATGTGGGTGGTAAATTGGTGCGTGCGCACAGTGCGTTTGTTAACGAAGTAGTACTTTCTACGGGGCTTGAAAATCAAGGCGTTAAAGTGTCAACGGTTGAACATTTGATGAGCACATTTTCAGCCCTTGGGATTGATAATGTTTTAGTAGAACTTGATTCGTTTGAAGTGCCAATCATGGATGGCTCATCTGCTCCTTTTATTTTTCTAGTTCAATCTGCTGGCATTAAAGAGCAAGATGCCCATAAAAAGTTTTTTGTCATTAAAAATACTATACGGGTAGAAAATGGTGATTCATGGGCACAAGTGTCTAAATATGAGGGTTTTAAGGTGTCACTTGAGATTGATTTTGATCATAAAAAAGTTAAAGAAAGTGGGCAGAAGCTGAGTATTAATTTTTCCAAACAGTGTTACTTAAAAGAAATCTCACGTGCTAGAACTTTTGGTTATATGAAAGATGTAGAAATGATGCAAAGGCAAAATTTGGCACTAGGTGCCAGTATGGACAATGCAATTGCTTTGAGTGATGATGACGTTTTAAATGAAGATGGCATGCGTTATCAAAATGAATTTGTTAAGCATAAAATTTTGGATATTGTTGGTGACTTGTATTTATTAGGTGGCAATCTAATTGGGCACTATGAAGGGTACAAAACAGGACACCTGCTTAATAATCAATTATTATCAGCCATTTTAGCAAAACCAGATACATGGTCTATTGAGACATTCGAAAAAGAAGCCACACCTATTCAATTTTATTCTGAAGATTGGAAAAATTTCTTGTAA
- the ilvB gene encoding biosynthetic-type acetolactate synthase large subunit — MKLNGAQILINSLKSEGVEHIFGYPGGAILHIYDALNMCNEIKHILVRHEQGAVHAADGYARTSGKCGVVLVTSGPGLTNAVTGIATAYMDSIPMVVVSGQVSSVVIGNDAFQEVDAVGITRSCVKHNFLVTDINDLANVVKKAFYIATTGRPGPVLIDITKDTTIAEIEFDGYPKSIDMRSYQPEIKIEADQITKAVALIVQAKKPIIYSGGGSVIGNADKTLRIFTRHTGFPITQTLMGLGAYPASDKQSLGMLGMHGTYEANMAMHDSDCIIAVGARFDDRITGNLDKFCPYAKIIHIDIDPSSVGKTVGVDVSIIGQVNDALGALTRALKNKQLADITQWWAQIEMWRGVDSLAYQTKVGVIKPQSVIEALYEVTKGEAIVTSDVGQHQMWVAQYYPFDKPRRWINSGGLGTMGFGLPAAMGAKLAIPEMDVACVTGEGSIQMMLQELSTMLQYNTPVKIINLNNGYLGMVRQWQEFFYDKRYSMSYMDALPDFVKLAESYGHIGIKVEKELDLKPALIEAFKQKDRTVFLDILTDPTENVFPMIPSGAGHHEMLLAGRDKMASTNDKGLNLV; from the coding sequence ATGAAGTTAAATGGTGCTCAAATATTAATTAACAGTCTTAAAAGTGAAGGGGTTGAGCACATCTTTGGCTATCCTGGCGGTGCCATTTTACACATTTATGATGCATTAAATATGTGCAATGAGATTAAACATATTCTTGTTCGCCATGAGCAGGGCGCTGTACATGCAGCAGACGGCTATGCACGCACCAGTGGCAAGTGTGGCGTAGTGCTTGTTACCTCAGGACCGGGGCTTACTAATGCAGTAACAGGTATTGCTACAGCCTACATGGACTCTATTCCTATGGTGGTCGTTTCAGGTCAAGTTTCTTCTGTAGTTATCGGCAATGATGCTTTTCAAGAGGTTGATGCGGTTGGTATTACTCGTTCGTGTGTTAAGCATAATTTCTTAGTAACAGACATTAATGATTTGGCAAATGTTGTTAAAAAAGCATTTTATATCGCGACTACAGGTCGCCCTGGTCCTGTTCTTATTGATATTACCAAAGACACAACGATTGCTGAGATTGAGTTTGACGGCTATCCTAAATCAATTGATATGCGTTCGTATCAGCCTGAGATAAAGATTGAAGCAGATCAAATCACCAAGGCGGTTGCGTTAATTGTTCAAGCAAAAAAACCTATTATTTATTCAGGTGGTGGCAGTGTGATTGGCAATGCTGATAAAACACTGCGTATTTTTACTCGTCATACAGGTTTTCCAATTACCCAAACTTTAATGGGATTGGGTGCTTATCCTGCAAGTGATAAACAATCATTAGGCATGTTAGGCATGCACGGCACTTATGAGGCCAACATGGCAATGCACGATTCAGATTGTATTATTGCTGTAGGTGCGCGTTTTGATGACCGTATTACTGGTAACTTAGACAAATTTTGCCCTTATGCAAAAATTATTCACATTGATATTGACCCATCTTCTGTAGGCAAAACTGTGGGTGTTGATGTGTCGATTATCGGGCAAGTTAATGATGCTTTGGGCGCATTAACACGAGCACTGAAAAACAAGCAATTGGCTGATATTACTCAATGGTGGGCGCAAATTGAGATGTGGCGTGGTGTTGATTCATTGGCGTATCAAACCAAAGTAGGTGTGATTAAGCCACAAAGCGTAATTGAAGCTTTATATGAAGTAACCAAAGGCGAGGCGATTGTTACCAGTGATGTTGGACAACACCAAATGTGGGTAGCGCAATATTATCCATTTGATAAGCCACGCCGTTGGATTAACTCTGGCGGCCTAGGCACAATGGGCTTTGGACTACCTGCGGCGATGGGTGCAAAATTAGCAATACCTGAGATGGATGTCGCTTGCGTAACAGGCGAAGGTAGTATTCAAATGATGTTACAAGAACTTTCTACTATGTTGCAATACAACACTCCGGTAAAGATTATAAATTTAAATAATGGTTATTTGGGCATGGTGCGCCAATGGCAAGAGTTTTTTTATGACAAACGTTATTCAATGTCATACATGGATGCGTTGCCTGATTTTGTAAAACTAGCAGAAAGTTATGGGCACATAGGTATTAAGGTCGAAAAAGAGCTGGATTTAAAACCAGCATTGATTGAAGCATTCAAGCAAAAAGACAGAACGGTATTTTTAGATATTTTGACCGACCCTACAGAAAATGTATTTCCAATGATTCCATCAGGTGCAGGACACCACGAAATGCTGTTAGCAGGTCGTGATAAGATGGCGTCAACTAATGACAAAGGCTTGAATTTAGTATGA